The following proteins are co-located in the Pomacea canaliculata isolate SZHN2017 linkage group LG8, ASM307304v1, whole genome shotgun sequence genome:
- the LOC112570191 gene encoding uncharacterized protein LOC112570191 isoform X2, whose product MSEVFHGFELLLLARFQTNPELWYEWREKILSKVGEKGLLADEWEDLGEMPQNLWFLSVTLHRRQRYLIQLMKEEVERECQRRLPKCGETLLSRYMLFQCPNVRLLSLKYNSLDYLPSDIGRMQRLEYLALTNNKLQVRSIPHTLVFCRSLRTLLLDNNLLDALPGFLLQMPSIHTVHRHGNHNYFKSTFMWYHTDVYYRIIPVMCHPSASIPFKDQTLQFWAAKAIIGSKKDFFSDVCVAPVLKDYIADIYQLFNVCHNCNKATLGNSFGYKVITFKNPYLGNTCVPFQHWACSIDCAKALEIPARIEQIAAAQELDRQYEEYVHECQRKFNATNRNRSVLSCRNSPSGRKSSRVSGMQTEMTNFMLENNGSEPAEATSRGCECVIS is encoded by the exons ATGTCGGAGGTATTCCATGGTTTTGAACTTCTGCTTCTCGCTCGATTCCAGACGAACCCAGAGTTGTGGTACGAATGGCGAGAAAAGATTTTATCCAAGGTTGGAGAAAAGGGACTCCTGGCAGACGAATGGGAAGATCTTGGG GAAATGCCACAGAACCTGTGGTTTTTGTCAGTCACACTTCATCGACGACAGCGCTACCTCATTCAGCTGATGAAGGAGGAAGTGGAGAGGGAATGTCAAAGAAGACTGCCCAAGTGTGGTG aaactttgtTGTCACGCTATATG TTATTTCAGTGTCCAAATGTGCGGCTTCTTTCACTGAAGTATAACAGTCTTGACTACCTACCTAGTGACATCGGTCGCATGCAGAGACTTGAGTATTTAGCACTGACCAACAACAAACTGCAGGTTAGGTCCATACCTCATACGTTGGTGTTTTGTCGTTCTCTGCGCACGCTTCTTCTGGACAACAATCTCTTGGATGCCTTGCCTGGTTTCTTGCTTCAGATGCCTTCAATTCACACAGTCCACCGCCATGGTAACCACAACTATTTCAAGTCAACTTTCATGTGGTACCATACAGATGTTTACTATCGCATCATTCCAGTGATGTGTCATCCTTCAGCATCCATTCCTTTCAAAGATCAGACTTTACAGTTCTGGGCAGCTAAAGCTATCATTGGAtcaaaaaaagactttttcagtgatgtgtgtgtggcacCTGTTCTGAAGGACTACATTGCAGATATTTATCAACTGTTCAATGTGTGTCACAACTGTAACAAAGCCACTTTGGGAAACTCTTTTG GTTATAAGGTAATCACCTTCAAGAATCCCTACCTTGGTAACACCTGTGTGCCATTTCAACACTGGGCCTGCTCTATAGACTGTGCAAAAGCACTGGAGATTCCTGCACGTATTGAGCAAATAGCAGCAGCTCAGGAACTTGACCGCCAATATGAAGAATATGTACATGAATGCCAACGCAAATTCAACGCAACTAATCGAAACCGCTCTGTGCTTTCATGCAGGAATAGTCCATCTGGAAGAAAGTCAAGTCGAGTGTCAGGAATGCAGacagaaatgacaaattttatgcTAGAGAATAATGGTTCAGAACCAGCTGAGGCAACCAGCCGGGGATGTGAATGTGTGATTTCTTAA
- the LOC112570590 gene encoding 2-oxoisovalerate dehydrogenase subunit alpha, mitochondrial-like codes for MYCLARALNLIATNGTRFNVQKVAACGIHHTFAQQGSQSTARYEDKPEFPGSRSRYVHKLEFLDPDSQEGIPVYRVLNREGTIIDESQDPKLSRAIVEKMYHDMTLLNTMDRVLYESQRQGRISFYMTNYGEEGTHVGSAAALDSKDLIFGQYREAGVLMWRGYTLDQFMNQCYGNQNDLGKGRQMPVHYGSRDLNFVTISSPLATQMPQASGAAYALKLQQKGLVAICFFGEGAASEGDAHAALNFAAVLDCPIIFFCRNNGYAISTPTKDQYRGDGIAARGRGYGIPTVRVDGNDVFAVYNATKAARDICLTQNRPVLIEAMTYRIGHHSTSDDSSAYRSVDEVSYWDQQDNPITRLRHFMVLQKWWNDDAEQNWKMESRKMVMKAFAEAEGRKKPSPDSMFHDVYTDMHPSLKEQMQAMKKHVTEHKEHYPLEQYDKMT; via the exons ATGTATTGTCTTGCAAGAGCTCTCAATCTTATTGCTACTAATGGCACCCGCTTCAATGTCCAGAAAGTTGCTGCATGCGGTATTCATCATACATTT GCACAACAAGGGTCACAATCAACAGCTCGTTATGAAGACAAACCTGAATTTCCTGGTTCACGTTCACGATATGTCCACAAGTTGGAATTTCTTGATCCAGACTCTCAGGAAGGCATTCCAGTTTACAGGGTCCTAAACAGAGAAGGAACAATCATTGATGAGTCTCAGGATCCAAAG CTGTCCAGAGCCATTGTGGAAAAGATGTATCATGATATGACACTCCTCAACACAATGGATCGTGTTCTATACGAGTCCCAACGCCAGGGCCGCATCTCCTTCTACATGACAAATTATGGGGAGGAGGGAACTCATGTGGGCTCAGCTGCTGCCCTTGATTCTAAAGACCTTATTTTTGGGCAGTATAGAGAAGCTg GCGTGCTTATGTGGCGAGGGTACACACTGGACCAGTTCATGAACCAGTGCTATGGTAACCAGAATGATCTTGGAAAAGGCAGGCAGATGCCCGTGCACTATGGCTCACGTGATTTGAACTTTGTCACAATATCATCTCCCCTAGCAACACAGATGCCACAAG CATCTGGCGCAGCATATGCCCTCAAGCTCCAGCAGAAGGGGTTGGTGGCCATCTGTTTCTTTGGGGAAGGGGCGGCATCTGAAGGAGATGCTCATGCTGCTCTCAACTTTGCAGCTGTTCTGGATTGTCCTATCATCTTCTTCTG TCGCAATAATGGCTATGCCATTTCAACACCAACTAAAGACCAATACAGAGGTGATGGAATAG CTGCTCGTGGTCGTGGGTATGGAATTCCCACAGTGCGTGTGGATGGTAACGATGTCTTTGCTGTCTACAATGCAACAAAAGCTGCTCGTGATATTTGCCTCACTCAGAATCGACCAGTTCTCATTGAAGCAATGACCTACAG GATTGGACATCATAGCACATCCGATGATAGCTCAGCCTACCGGTCAGTAGATGAAGTCAGTTACTGGGACCAGCAGGATAATCCCATCACCAGACTACGCCATTTTATGGTCTTGCAAAAGTGGTGGAACGATGATGCAGAACAGAATTGGAAAATGGAGTCCAGGAAGATG gtgATGAAGGCTTTTGCTGAAGCAGAAGGGCGAAAAAAGCCAAGTCCTGATTCAATGTTTCACGATGTGTACACTGACATGCACCCAAGTCTGAAGGAGCAGATGCAGGCCATGAAAAAGCATGTCACAGAACACAAAGAACATTACCCATTGGAGCAGTACGataaaatgacataa
- the LOC112570193 gene encoding uncharacterized protein LOC112570193 — protein sequence MIAAGGQPMKYPYTISAKLAQFPYRWHWKHGRFIRFLAFTLVGVSPLIITIHKAVHSPENERHWEEIRRKREHSHFDPVH from the exons ATG aTTGCGGCAGGAGGCCAGCCGATGAAGTATCCCTACACAATTTCTGCAAAGTTGGCCCAGTTTCCATACCGCTGGCACTGGAAACATGGTCGTTTTATACGCTTCCTTGCTTTCACCCTAGTGGGTGTGTCTCCTTTAATTATCACAATCCACAAAGCAG ttcACTCCCCTGAAAATGAGCGTCACTGGGAGGAGATTCGCAGAAAGAGAGAAC atTCCCACTTTGATCCTGTACACTAG
- the LOC112570191 gene encoding uncharacterized protein LOC112570191 isoform X3, producing the protein MPQNLWFLSVTLHRRQRYLIQLMKEEVERECQRRLPKCGETLLSRYMVSHGFTELYLDSMYKYGDDNNLPRELFQCPNVRLLSLKYNSLDYLPSDIGRMQRLEYLALTNNKLQVRSIPHTLVFCRSLRTLLLDNNLLDALPGFLLQMPSIHTVHRHGNHNYFKSTFMWYHTDVYYRIIPVMCHPSASIPFKDQTLQFWAAKAIIGSKKDFFSDVCVAPVLKDYIADIYQLFNVCHNCNKATLGNSFGYKVITFKNPYLGNTCVPFQHWACSIDCAKALEIPARIEQIAAAQELDRQYEEYVHECQRKFNATNRNRSVLSCRNSPSGRKSSRVSGMQTEMTNFMLENNGSEPAEATSRGCECVIS; encoded by the exons ATGCCACAGAACCTGTGGTTTTTGTCAGTCACACTTCATCGACGACAGCGCTACCTCATTCAGCTGATGAAGGAGGAAGTGGAGAGGGAATGTCAAAGAAGACTGCCCAAGTGTGGTG aaactttgtTGTCACGCTATATGGTAAGCCATGGCTTCACTGAGCTTTATTTGGACAGCATGTATAAATATGGGGACGACAATAATCTTCCTAGAGAG TTATTTCAGTGTCCAAATGTGCGGCTTCTTTCACTGAAGTATAACAGTCTTGACTACCTACCTAGTGACATCGGTCGCATGCAGAGACTTGAGTATTTAGCACTGACCAACAACAAACTGCAGGTTAGGTCCATACCTCATACGTTGGTGTTTTGTCGTTCTCTGCGCACGCTTCTTCTGGACAACAATCTCTTGGATGCCTTGCCTGGTTTCTTGCTTCAGATGCCTTCAATTCACACAGTCCACCGCCATGGTAACCACAACTATTTCAAGTCAACTTTCATGTGGTACCATACAGATGTTTACTATCGCATCATTCCAGTGATGTGTCATCCTTCAGCATCCATTCCTTTCAAAGATCAGACTTTACAGTTCTGGGCAGCTAAAGCTATCATTGGAtcaaaaaaagactttttcagtgatgtgtgtgtggcacCTGTTCTGAAGGACTACATTGCAGATATTTATCAACTGTTCAATGTGTGTCACAACTGTAACAAAGCCACTTTGGGAAACTCTTTTG GTTATAAGGTAATCACCTTCAAGAATCCCTACCTTGGTAACACCTGTGTGCCATTTCAACACTGGGCCTGCTCTATAGACTGTGCAAAAGCACTGGAGATTCCTGCACGTATTGAGCAAATAGCAGCAGCTCAGGAACTTGACCGCCAATATGAAGAATATGTACATGAATGCCAACGCAAATTCAACGCAACTAATCGAAACCGCTCTGTGCTTTCATGCAGGAATAGTCCATCTGGAAGAAAGTCAAGTCGAGTGTCAGGAATGCAGacagaaatgacaaattttatgcTAGAGAATAATGGTTCAGAACCAGCTGAGGCAACCAGCCGGGGATGTGAATGTGTGATTTCTTAA
- the LOC112570191 gene encoding uncharacterized protein LOC112570191 isoform X1, protein MSEVFHGFELLLLARFQTNPELWYEWREKILSKVGEKGLLADEWEDLGEMPQNLWFLSVTLHRRQRYLIQLMKEEVERECQRRLPKCGETLLSRYMVSHGFTELYLDSMYKYGDDNNLPRELFQCPNVRLLSLKYNSLDYLPSDIGRMQRLEYLALTNNKLQVRSIPHTLVFCRSLRTLLLDNNLLDALPGFLLQMPSIHTVHRHGNHNYFKSTFMWYHTDVYYRIIPVMCHPSASIPFKDQTLQFWAAKAIIGSKKDFFSDVCVAPVLKDYIADIYQLFNVCHNCNKATLGNSFGYKVITFKNPYLGNTCVPFQHWACSIDCAKALEIPARIEQIAAAQELDRQYEEYVHECQRKFNATNRNRSVLSCRNSPSGRKSSRVSGMQTEMTNFMLENNGSEPAEATSRGCECVIS, encoded by the exons ATGTCGGAGGTATTCCATGGTTTTGAACTTCTGCTTCTCGCTCGATTCCAGACGAACCCAGAGTTGTGGTACGAATGGCGAGAAAAGATTTTATCCAAGGTTGGAGAAAAGGGACTCCTGGCAGACGAATGGGAAGATCTTGGG GAAATGCCACAGAACCTGTGGTTTTTGTCAGTCACACTTCATCGACGACAGCGCTACCTCATTCAGCTGATGAAGGAGGAAGTGGAGAGGGAATGTCAAAGAAGACTGCCCAAGTGTGGTG aaactttgtTGTCACGCTATATGGTAAGCCATGGCTTCACTGAGCTTTATTTGGACAGCATGTATAAATATGGGGACGACAATAATCTTCCTAGAGAG TTATTTCAGTGTCCAAATGTGCGGCTTCTTTCACTGAAGTATAACAGTCTTGACTACCTACCTAGTGACATCGGTCGCATGCAGAGACTTGAGTATTTAGCACTGACCAACAACAAACTGCAGGTTAGGTCCATACCTCATACGTTGGTGTTTTGTCGTTCTCTGCGCACGCTTCTTCTGGACAACAATCTCTTGGATGCCTTGCCTGGTTTCTTGCTTCAGATGCCTTCAATTCACACAGTCCACCGCCATGGTAACCACAACTATTTCAAGTCAACTTTCATGTGGTACCATACAGATGTTTACTATCGCATCATTCCAGTGATGTGTCATCCTTCAGCATCCATTCCTTTCAAAGATCAGACTTTACAGTTCTGGGCAGCTAAAGCTATCATTGGAtcaaaaaaagactttttcagtgatgtgtgtgtggcacCTGTTCTGAAGGACTACATTGCAGATATTTATCAACTGTTCAATGTGTGTCACAACTGTAACAAAGCCACTTTGGGAAACTCTTTTG GTTATAAGGTAATCACCTTCAAGAATCCCTACCTTGGTAACACCTGTGTGCCATTTCAACACTGGGCCTGCTCTATAGACTGTGCAAAAGCACTGGAGATTCCTGCACGTATTGAGCAAATAGCAGCAGCTCAGGAACTTGACCGCCAATATGAAGAATATGTACATGAATGCCAACGCAAATTCAACGCAACTAATCGAAACCGCTCTGTGCTTTCATGCAGGAATAGTCCATCTGGAAGAAAGTCAAGTCGAGTGTCAGGAATGCAGacagaaatgacaaattttatgcTAGAGAATAATGGTTCAGAACCAGCTGAGGCAACCAGCCGGGGATGTGAATGTGTGATTTCTTAA